The Paenibacillus macerans genome includes a window with the following:
- a CDS encoding AraC family transcriptional regulator yields the protein MDSLKNLNAALNYIEQHLADEIDYKEAARLAVCSEYHFKRMFSFLAGVTLSEYIRRRRLTLAAFELQHQDVRIIDVAVKYGYGSADAFARAFQVMHGIMPSEARNPGQPLKAYPRMTFQFTVQGGSEMNYRIVEKEAFRIVGLSKRVPIQFHGVNPQIAEMWQSLDEETIRLLKGLSNVEPAGMISASANFSEGRMKEQGELDHYIGVATTRDCPAHLASLEVAASTWAVFTAVGPFPETLQNVWGRIYAEWFPSVNYELAEGPEILWNESPDVTSPTYKSEIWIPVVRKE from the coding sequence ATGGATTCGCTTAAAAACTTAAACGCCGCTTTAAACTATATCGAGCAGCATCTGGCGGATGAAATCGATTATAAGGAAGCGGCCAGGCTCGCCGTTTGTTCGGAATATCACTTCAAGCGGATGTTTTCTTTTCTGGCCGGCGTGACGTTGTCCGAATACATTCGCCGCAGGCGGCTGACGCTGGCCGCGTTCGAGCTGCAGCATCAAGATGTCCGGATTATCGACGTAGCGGTAAAATACGGATACGGCTCGGCGGACGCTTTCGCCCGGGCGTTTCAAGTCATGCACGGCATCATGCCGTCCGAAGCGAGAAATCCAGGCCAACCGTTAAAAGCTTATCCGCGTATGACCTTCCAATTTACCGTTCAAGGAGGAAGCGAAATGAACTATCGTATTGTGGAAAAAGAGGCTTTTCGGATTGTGGGGTTATCCAAACGAGTGCCGATCCAATTTCACGGTGTCAATCCGCAGATCGCGGAAATGTGGCAGAGCTTGGACGAGGAGACCATTCGGCTCCTGAAAGGGCTGTCCAATGTGGAGCCGGCCGGGATGATCAGCGCGTCGGCGAATTTTTCGGAGGGCCGGATGAAGGAGCAAGGGGAACTCGATCACTATATCGGCGTCGCCACTACGCGGGACTGTCCCGCTCATCTGGCATCGCTTGAAGTCGCTGCTTCGACATGGGCGGTGTTCACAGCGGTGGGGCCGTTCCCCGAGACACTGCAAAACGTTTGGGGACGAATATACGCCGAGTGGTTCCCGTCCGTAAATTACGAGCTGGCCGAAGGGCCGGAAATTCTCTGGAACGAAAGCCCAGACGTCACCTCGCCGACGTACAAAAGCGAAATCTGGATTCCGGTCGTGCGGAAAGAGTAG
- a CDS encoding AraC family transcriptional regulator, giving the protein MKEAEQLAGRLPESLTVTVTHVQLKSGFPGWNRAEQAPSFNRLYFIAQGEGAVVINGTTYYPRPNQLMIMPAGSSQTTFTAPDNPYTRYFCHFDAQVGEWPLFHAGSKLYISDVRDPEFVRTTFETMIGLFQAGGPFAGLRLQAGLLNLLACCLEEGGYRDFLKDYMQFTERNKLAGVLKYIQEHLHEPIEIEALADIAHLHPNYFIPYFKKIMGVTPMHYVQRKRMEEAKRLLTYTDESIAEIAERLGMQLSHFSRQFKAHTGISPTAYRACTR; this is encoded by the coding sequence ATGAAAGAAGCCGAGCAACTGGCCGGGCGGCTGCCCGAAAGCCTGACCGTAACGGTAACGCATGTCCAGCTTAAAAGCGGGTTCCCCGGCTGGAACCGGGCGGAGCAAGCCCCGAGCTTCAACCGGCTGTATTTTATCGCCCAAGGCGAGGGTGCGGTGGTCATCAACGGAACCACGTATTATCCGCGGCCGAACCAACTGATGATCATGCCGGCGGGATCGAGCCAAACGACCTTCACCGCACCGGACAATCCGTATACCCGGTATTTTTGCCATTTCGACGCGCAGGTGGGGGAGTGGCCGCTGTTTCACGCGGGGAGCAAGCTGTACATCAGCGATGTCCGCGACCCGGAATTTGTCCGTACGACGTTTGAGACGATGATCGGTCTGTTCCAGGCGGGCGGGCCGTTTGCGGGCTTAAGGCTCCAGGCCGGACTGCTCAATTTGTTGGCCTGCTGCCTGGAGGAAGGGGGATACCGGGACTTTTTGAAGGATTATATGCAGTTTACGGAGCGGAACAAGCTGGCGGGCGTGCTGAAGTATATTCAGGAGCACCTGCACGAGCCGATAGAGATCGAAGCGCTGGCCGATATCGCCCACCTGCATCCGAATTATTTTATCCCGTATTTTAAAAAAATTATGGGCGTCACCCCGATGCACTACGTGCAGCGCAAGCGAATGGAAGAAGCCAAGCGGCTGCTGACGTATACCGACGAGAGCATCGCCGAAATCGCCGAACGGCTCGGCATGCAGCTCTCTCATTTCTCCCGCCAATTTAAGGCGCATACGGGGATTTCCCCGACCGCTTACCGGGCTTGCACGCGGTAA
- a CDS encoding Gfo/Idh/MocA family protein, with product MDKVRFGIIGIGNMGTSHALSLIGDIKGAELTAVCDWNPERLNWAKERLPSAVRAFDQAEAFFAARVMDAVLIATPHYDHPTLAVQAFESGYHVLVEKPAGVYTKAVREMNEAAAKSGKRFGIMYNQRTNPLYAKLRDLVLSGELGTIRRTNWIITNWYRSQSYYDSGGWRATWAGEGGGVLLNQDPHQLDLWQWTTGMMPKRVRAFCHFGKHRSIEVEDDVTAYVEYENGATGLFVTTTGETPGTNRFELAGDNGKIVVEDGKLTFWRLRVPEPKFNAEYTGGFGQPECWKCEIPVEGGIGPQHKGILQNFTNAVLHGEPLLAPGEEGILGLTISNAMHLSAWTEDWVQLPLDEDLFYEKLQEKIKTSVYRKGSGGAGGGRVLDVSGTH from the coding sequence ATGGACAAAGTACGGTTTGGCATCATCGGTATCGGAAATATGGGGACGTCGCACGCGCTCTCTTTGATAGGCGACATTAAGGGGGCGGAGCTGACGGCCGTATGCGATTGGAACCCGGAAAGGCTGAACTGGGCAAAGGAGCGATTGCCGAGTGCGGTGCGCGCTTTTGACCAGGCGGAAGCCTTTTTCGCTGCGCGGGTTATGGACGCCGTGTTGATCGCAACGCCGCATTACGATCACCCGACGCTGGCGGTGCAGGCTTTTGAGAGCGGTTACCATGTGCTCGTGGAAAAGCCGGCCGGCGTGTACACCAAAGCGGTCCGCGAAATGAACGAAGCCGCCGCGAAATCCGGCAAGCGGTTCGGGATCATGTACAATCAGCGGACGAACCCGCTGTATGCGAAGCTGCGCGATCTAGTACTGTCCGGGGAGCTCGGAACGATCCGCAGGACGAACTGGATCATCACGAACTGGTATCGGTCGCAAAGCTACTATGATTCCGGCGGCTGGCGGGCGACCTGGGCCGGGGAAGGCGGCGGCGTGCTGCTGAACCAGGACCCGCACCAGCTTGACCTGTGGCAGTGGACGACCGGAATGATGCCGAAGCGGGTGCGGGCTTTTTGCCATTTCGGGAAGCACCGCAGCATCGAGGTCGAGGATGACGTCACCGCCTATGTGGAATACGAAAACGGCGCAACCGGCCTGTTCGTCACGACCACCGGCGAAACGCCGGGGACGAACCGGTTCGAGCTGGCGGGGGACAATGGGAAGATCGTCGTCGAGGACGGCAAGCTGACGTTTTGGCGCCTGCGCGTGCCGGAGCCGAAGTTCAACGCCGAATATACCGGCGGATTCGGGCAGCCGGAATGCTGGAAATGCGAAATCCCCGTGGAAGGCGGCATAGGTCCCCAGCACAAAGGCATCCTGCAAAATTTCACCAACGCGGTGCTGCACGGCGAACCGCTCTTGGCTCCGGGGGAAGAAGGCATCCTCGGCCTGACGATTTCCAACGCCATGCACCTGTCCGCCTGGACGGAGGATTGGGTGCAGCTGCCGCTCGATGAAGATTTATTCTACGAAAAGCTGCAGGAAAAAATCAAAACCTCGGTGTACCGCAAGGGCAGCGGGGGCGCAGGCGGCGGCAGAGTGCTGGACGTGTCGGGTACTCACTAA
- a CDS encoding sugar phosphate isomerase/epimerase family protein: MKLSVFTVATPDLTPEELVLTAREAGLDGVEWRFKGVPAEAKDEAPSFWRNNLCSIDPGLSDTEMLRFKEITEAQGLEVVSVTPYLNSLNLEETDRAFRAARLLGAKMIRVGAAGYDGSTPYPELYEATVRYLKEAERMAKQYGVKGVVETHHNTIAPSAGLAHRLVSHCDPEYIGVLFDPGNMVHEGYERFKMGLELLGPYLAHVHVKNAVWTQDGARADGTAGWRSEWAPLASGIVDFRTLLYDLKSAGYDGCLGIEDFSGQYDSKTLLKAFAEFMRERM; encoded by the coding sequence ATGAAATTGTCCGTGTTTACGGTGGCCACGCCGGATTTGACGCCGGAGGAGCTGGTTCTGACGGCGCGGGAAGCCGGGCTGGATGGCGTCGAGTGGCGCTTCAAGGGGGTGCCCGCCGAAGCCAAGGATGAAGCGCCGTCGTTTTGGCGCAACAACCTGTGCTCGATTGACCCAGGACTTTCGGATACAGAAATGCTGCGGTTCAAGGAGATTACGGAGGCGCAGGGCCTGGAGGTCGTTAGCGTAACGCCGTACTTAAATTCCTTGAACCTGGAGGAGACGGATCGGGCCTTTCGGGCCGCCCGTCTGCTCGGGGCGAAGATGATCCGCGTCGGAGCGGCCGGCTACGACGGGTCTACACCCTATCCTGAACTGTACGAGGCCACCGTCCGCTATTTAAAGGAAGCCGAGCGGATGGCGAAGCAGTACGGGGTCAAAGGCGTTGTGGAAACGCATCACAATACGATCGCGCCAAGCGCCGGGCTCGCCCACCGGCTGGTCAGTCACTGTGATCCGGAATATATCGGCGTGCTGTTTGATCCCGGCAACATGGTGCATGAAGGGTATGAACGGTTCAAAATGGGGCTGGAGCTGCTCGGTCCTTATTTAGCGCATGTGCACGTGAAAAATGCCGTTTGGACGCAGGACGGCGCACGCGCGGACGGGACGGCCGGCTGGCGTTCCGAGTGGGCCCCGCTGGCAAGCGGGATCGTCGATTTCCGCACACTTCTCTATGACCTGAAATCCGCAGGTTATGACGGCTGCCTCGGCATCGAGGATTTCAGCGGCCAGTACGATTCCAAAACGCTGCTCAAAGCGTTTGCCGAATTTATGCGCGAAAGGATGTAA
- a CDS encoding Gfo/Idh/MocA family protein: MNYAPKGRPNPVVGPGEFVFAAVALDHGHIYGMSGGLVEAGATLKWVYDPDPAKVKAFSAQFPQAAAADSLEQVLADPEVKLVAAAAVPSERGPLGLRVMDAGKDYFTDKTPFTSLDQLEAARQKTRETGKKYAVYYSERLHVESAVYAGQLVRDGAIGRVIQITGFGPHRLNAASRPEWFFRKEKYGGILCDIGSHQIEQFLYYTGCQDAQVLHSKVANYHHPEYPELEDYGDATLVGDNGATQYFRVDWFTPDGLGTWGDGRTFILGTEGYIELRKYTDIARDAGGDHVYLVNRSGEHYFNVRGQVGYPYFGELIFDCIHRTENAMTQEHAFKAAELCLKAQQQALRIS; encoded by the coding sequence ATGAATTACGCGCCGAAAGGACGGCCAAACCCCGTTGTGGGGCCGGGCGAGTTCGTGTTCGCGGCCGTCGCCCTCGACCATGGCCACATCTACGGCATGTCCGGCGGGCTGGTCGAAGCCGGGGCCACCCTGAAATGGGTCTATGATCCCGACCCGGCCAAGGTGAAGGCGTTCTCCGCGCAGTTTCCCCAGGCCGCTGCGGCCGACAGCCTCGAGCAGGTGCTTGCCGATCCCGAGGTCAAGCTGGTCGCGGCCGCGGCCGTCCCATCGGAACGCGGTCCGCTCGGCCTGCGGGTGATGGATGCGGGCAAAGACTATTTTACCGACAAAACGCCGTTTACGAGCCTGGACCAACTGGAAGCCGCCAGACAAAAGACGCGCGAGACGGGCAAAAAATACGCCGTCTATTACAGCGAGCGCCTTCACGTCGAATCCGCCGTGTACGCCGGCCAATTGGTCCGGGATGGAGCGATCGGCCGGGTGATTCAGATAACGGGCTTCGGTCCCCATCGCCTGAACGCCGCCTCGCGTCCGGAGTGGTTTTTCCGGAAAGAAAAATACGGCGGCATTCTCTGCGACATCGGCAGCCATCAAATCGAGCAGTTTCTGTACTACACCGGCTGCCAGGATGCGCAGGTGCTGCACAGCAAAGTCGCCAATTACCATCACCCGGAATACCCCGAGCTGGAGGATTACGGGGACGCCACCCTAGTCGGGGATAACGGGGCCACGCAGTATTTTCGCGTCGACTGGTTTACGCCGGACGGGCTCGGCACCTGGGGCGACGGGCGGACGTTTATTTTGGGCACCGAAGGGTACATCGAGCTGCGAAAATACACCGATATCGCCCGGGACGCCGGCGGCGATCACGTTTATCTCGTCAACCGGAGCGGGGAGCATTATTTTAACGTTCGCGGGCAGGTCGGCTACCCGTATTTCGGCGAGCTGATTTTCGACTGCATCCACCGGACGGAAAATGCCATGACCCAAGAGCATGCCTTTAAGGCCGCAGAATTATGCCTGAAAGCGCAGCAGCAAGCGTTGCGAATTTCTTAA